One region of Fusarium oxysporum f. sp. lycopersici 4287 chromosome 14, whole genome shotgun sequence genomic DNA includes:
- a CDS encoding hypothetical protein (At least one base has a quality score < 10): MWGPGVKVEGRRLEGTRGPRKSSSRRLFVLFGQLKLL, translated from the coding sequence ATGTGGGGCCCGGGCGTCAAGGTCGAGGGCAGGCGCCTCGAGGGCACCAGAGGGCCCAGAAAGTCGAGCAGCCGAAGGCTGTTTGTGTTGTTCGGGCAGCTAAAGCTGCTGTAG
- a CDS encoding hypothetical protein (At least one base has a quality score < 10) codes for MAPYSMVLLGALSILGFGAYAQEAAVREPQIFFNLTYTEYLDKVAASHGSPPDKSDLPWNDTMGSFPGNETDDGVQTETGSSLSRRGHIVNLRKREPFGEESRNDRVTQDMLQALHDLCVERFGTGYRAVSGLCYTDRRATRKIECNKPSVRERDRSVTRACPEGQECTTFNAYNFRNRHHQVTFPVCGPRIEVKDRHDIGIHTEWQGTWYPESPKSPGTYDYFAQMAGTLNGYFGYDGVYSDGYKTSSHGYGHSWSCINCPRGKVTITNTYRATWAFGYTSPH; via the coding sequence ATGGCGCCCTATAGCATGGTACTCCTTGGCGCCCTCTCAATCCTTGGGTTTGGGGCTTATGCTCAAGAGGCTGCGGTTCGGGAGCCCCAGATATTTTTCAACTTGACCTACACGGAATATCTGGATAAGGTGGCAGCATCCCACGGGAGTCCCCCAGACAAGAGTGATTTGCCCTGGAATGACACTATGGGCAGCTTTCCTGGAAACGAGACGGACGATGGTGTCCAGACCGAGACGGGCAGCAGCCTATCGAGGCGTGGTCACATTGTCAACCTTAGAAAGCGTGAGCCTTTCGGGGAGGAGTCTCGCAACGATCGTGTCACACAAGACATGCTCCAGGCGCTTCATGATCTGTGCGTTGAAAGATTTGGCACAGGCTATCGAGCGGTTAGTGGGTTATGTTACACTGATCGTCGGGCGACTAGGAAAATCGAATGTAATAAACCGTCTGTCAGGGAGAGAGACAGATCAGTGACCAGAGCTTGCCCAGAGGGCCAGGAGTGCACCACTTTCAATGCGTACAACTTTCGTAACCGTCACCATCAGGTTACTTTTCCTGTCTGTGGGCCCCGAATTGAGGTGAAGGACAGACATGATATAGGGATACACACGGAGTGGCAGGGAACCTGGTACCCCGAATCGCCTAAATCGCCTGGGACCTACGATTATTTCGCCCAGATGGCGGGCACTCTCAATGGGTACTTCGGGTATGACGGTGTTTATTCGGATGGATATAAGACGAGCTCTCACGGATATGGACATTCATGGTCATGCATTAATTGCCCGAGAGGCAAGGTGACTATCACAAACACATATCGCGCAACTTGGGCGTTTGGATATACCAGCCCACACTAA
- a CDS encoding hypothetical protein (At least one base has a quality score < 10) — MMDGSLSVGELTRLLREAEQRAKEERQRAEEAERERQEERQRAEEAERERQEERQRAEREQQRAEREQQRAEEAERERQEERQRAEREQQRAEASEEQTRLTTLDEYIAACHTFVFCRFAIETDPNLASRGSITNPRDKWCPKNLRPWPGFLDQQKLTFGTLYGSFPTESRVFENRNFLAGLGNRISQRPIADEKTLEYFLHNSVEDPVRAIIQQLKQVEEVSRAFQIGDGVVFENHPHALSDVAEEVVERETPSTPPPQTPDHRRDLNQLRPDQICVYRSDNTETSRRTMVYVSEYKPPHKLTAPHLRLGLRAMDIHREVVNRRTIPTSVDPDARFQYHAEKLTASAITQTYHYMIESGLEYGLLTTGEAIVFLRVEWDEPETLYYHLAEPGPEVSAHPNNIHICTAVGQYLAFTLMALGSPGERRGNRQEERLKAMKNLKTWAEDFESTLRSIPENERSASSDYSPGHEPTTYKDVDRSPALPRKRTRRTAACQTGEGSLRKDDRQEPSDDESAPRPPDTPTPSGRNTRQGTRRSQRLALLALRPRGGGGEQGRQYCTQKCLLGMVKGGFLDPKCPNVALHCKSCAPARARHPVDHNEWLRLLWIQLKQSLDDGIRPLGEGGARGVLFQVTLLAHGYTFVSKGTVRAFIKDLEHEAAVYERLKPIQGVNVPVFLGAIDLRSMNKTYYYDHRVYVVHMTFLSWGGCSIDRAQRIGDMDRPLEDEAIRSLRAMHREGVVHKDVRLANMLFSPETNGVMVIDFERALLLKPPRRPLAQLVPNKRAWKSETMDANKVTGDSGKQGRPSQNFSEDIWLAKTAFLEWNVDRWARVARAPC; from the coding sequence ATGATGGATGGATCATTGAGTGTAGGAGAGTTGACAAGACTCCTACGAGAAGCCGAGCAGCGCGCGAAGGAGGAGCGACAGCGGGCCGAGGAAGCAGAGAGAGAACGACAGGAGGAGCGGCAACGCGCTGAGGAAGCGGAGAGAGAACGACAGGAGGAGCGGCAACGCGCCGAGAGAGAACAGCAACGCGCCGAGAGGGAACAGCAACGCGCTGAGGAAGCGGAGAGAGAACGACAGGAGGAGCGGCAACGCGCCGAGAGAGAACAGCAACGCGCCGAAGCGTCGGAGGAACAGACACGACTCACGACACTTGACGAATACATTGCAGCCTGCCATACCTTCGTTTTCTGTCGCTTCGCCATCGAAACAGATCCAAACCTGGCTTCAAGGGGCTCCATCACCAATCCGCGTGACAAGTGGTGTCCTAAAAACCTCAGGCCGTGGCCCGGCTTCCTTGATCAACAGAAGCTCACCTTCGGTACCCTCTACGGTTCATTTCCTACCGAAAGCCGCGTTTTCGAGAACCGAAACTTCCTGGCCGGCTTGGGGAACAGGATCTCTCAACGACCGATAGCAGACGAGAAGACGCTCGAATATTTCCTACATAATAGCGTGGAGGATCCGGTCAGAGCCATCATACAACAGCTCAAACAGGTGGAAGAGGTCAGCAGGGCCTTTCAGATCGGAGATGGTGTCGTCTTTGAGAACCATCCCCATGCCCTCAGCGATGTCGCCGAAGAAGTCGTTGAGCGGGAGACCCCGTCGACACCACCACCGCAGACGCCGGACCACCGAAGAGATCTCAACCAGCTGCGGCCGGATCAAATCTGCGTCTATCGATCCGACAACACCGAGACTTCCCGGCGCACCATGGTTTACGTTTCCGAGTATAAGCCGCCCCACAAGTTGACCGCTCCGCATCTTCGTCTCGGTCTCCGCGCCATGGACATCCACAGGGAAGTCGTGAACCGAAGGACGATTCCAACTTCTGTAGACCCTGACGCGCGTTTCCAGTACCACGCGGAGAAGCTGACGGCGTCTGCCATCACGCAGACATATCATTACATGATCGAAAGTGGCCTTGAATATGGTCTTCTTACTACCGGCGAGGCCATCGTGTTTCTCAGAGTTGAGTGGGACGAACCTGAGACGCTGTACTATCACCTAGCAGAGCCTGGTCCGGAGGTGTCGGCACATCCGAACAACATCCATATATGCACGGCTGTCGGTCAATATCTGGCGTTCACCCTCATGGCTCTCGGTTCGCCTGGGGAACGACGGGGGAATAGGCAGGAGGAACGTCTAAAAGCTatgaagaacttgaagacGTGGGCTGAGGACTTCGAGTCGACATTGCGTTCTATCCCAGAAAATGAACGATCGGCGTCATCAGACTACTCACCTGGCCATGAACCTACCACCTACAAGGATGTCGATCGGTCGCCGGCCTTGCCCCGCAAAAGGACACGTCGAACTGCTGCGTGCCAGACTGGCGAGGGGTCGTTGAGGAAGGACGACAGGCAGGAACCATCTGATGACGAGTCGGCGCCCAGGCCACCGGACACGCCTACGCCAAGCGGACGAAACACAAGACAAGGGACTAGGCGGAGCCAGCGACTGGCGTTACTGGCGTTACGGCCGCGCGGAGGAGGCGGCGAGCAGGGTCGGCAGTACTGTACGCAGAAATGTCTTCTCGGGATGGTCAAGGGTGGCTTTCTCGACCCAAAGTGCCCGAACGTGGCACTTCACTGCAAGAGCTGTGCTCCCGCCCGCGCACGTCATCCTGTCGATCACAACGAGTGGCTTCGCCTGCTCTGGATCCAGCTGAAACAGTCGCTCGACGACGGGATCAGGCCATTGGGGGAGGGTGGTGCGCGGGGTGTGCTTTTCCAAGTGACCCTACTTGCGCATGGCTACACCTTTGTCAGCAAGGGCACGGTGCGGGCTTTCATCAAAGATCTCGAGCACGAGGCTGCTGTCTACGAGCGTCTCAAGCCGATCCAAGGCGTCAACGTGCCTGTTTTCCTGGGTGCCATTGACCTCCGATCGATGAACAAGACTTACTACTATGACCACCGGGTCTACGTGGTGCACATGACATTTTTGTCCTGGGGAGGCTGCAGCATCGACAGAGCACAGAGAATTGGCGACATGGACAGGCCGCTCGAAGACGAGGCCATTCGGTCCTTGAGAGCCATGCATCGAGAGGGCGTGGTCCACAAGGATGTGCGACTTGCAAACATGTTATTCAGCCCTGAGACCAACGGGGTTATGGTGATCGACTTTGAACGGGCTTTGCTACTCAAGCCGCCTCGGCGTCCGTTGGCGCAGCTGGTGCCGAACAAGCGAGCGTGGAAGTCGGAGACGATGGATGCCAACAAGGTAACTGGTGATTCAGGCAAGCAAGGTCGGCCAAGTCAAAACTTTTCAGAGGATATTTGGTTGGCAAAAACGGCGTTCTTGGAGTGGAATGTTGACCGATGGGCACGCGTCGCGAGAGCGCCTTGCTAG